The Acidimicrobiia bacterium genome contains a region encoding:
- a CDS encoding alpha/beta hydrolase domain-containing protein, translated as MAVCAIESMTVEPYEEGTSFGDAGAYEAVRAVLRYAVDPATDASLRIVDLDRALRDANGLVTFESDLVVLRPVDPDAGNRGLLYSVANRGSVPSLPLSVGAFAIPGLSDRIEPGDGFLLRRGYTVAWSGWQWDIVRRAGMVGVAAPEALGDDDRPITGPVRVRVQPPTAAGTVRLAGLALDPNLAPPLPYRPADLADPHATFTVQDAPEDRGTPIERGSWRFTDAEHIALDGGFEAGRIYEVVYRTARCPVVGVGFLAVRDAVSWLRRADASDGNPVAGRVDFTLATGASQSGRFLRHFLSEGMNVDENGNAVFDGVHVHIAGGRRGEFNCRYGQPGVIWRGPGDVAPFTTNALLERQRAVGGMPKVVATNSAAEYWRGDAWLAHGNAVARTDVDDAPGVRHYLLAGVDHLGEIGAFAAAMIPAVNPPNGLSAVGPERAIFVALERWVRDDVEPPPSRVPRLDDGTAIDRAEALARFAARPGVYTPTPDALPGGGDDASAVIVSALDEHGNEIAGVRLPQLVEPVAAYTGWNVRPSIDGLPDLMPDFIGSRLPCTGPPPEQRYTDHADYEARVREAAGELVVERFLLPEDVDLVVGDALHRYDETVAGR; from the coding sequence GTGGCGGTTTGCGCGATCGAGTCGATGACGGTCGAGCCGTACGAAGAAGGCACTTCGTTCGGCGACGCAGGGGCGTACGAAGCGGTGCGCGCGGTCTTACGGTACGCGGTCGATCCAGCCACCGATGCGAGCCTGCGGATCGTCGACCTGGATCGTGCACTCCGCGACGCGAACGGGTTGGTGACATTCGAGTCCGATCTCGTCGTGTTGCGTCCCGTCGACCCCGACGCCGGCAATCGCGGGCTGCTCTACAGCGTCGCGAATCGGGGCTCGGTGCCGAGCCTGCCGTTGAGCGTGGGCGCGTTCGCGATCCCGGGCCTGTCGGATCGCATCGAACCCGGCGACGGCTTTCTGCTCCGCCGCGGGTACACCGTCGCGTGGTCCGGTTGGCAGTGGGACATCGTGCGGCGCGCGGGCATGGTCGGAGTCGCTGCGCCGGAAGCTCTCGGTGACGACGATCGACCGATCACCGGCCCGGTGCGCGTGCGGGTCCAGCCACCCACGGCTGCCGGCACCGTGCGCCTCGCCGGGCTCGCCCTCGACCCGAACCTCGCGCCGCCGCTCCCGTATCGGCCCGCCGATCTCGCCGATCCCCACGCCACATTCACCGTGCAGGACGCCCCCGAAGACCGCGGCACGCCGATCGAGCGCGGGTCGTGGCGCTTCACCGATGCCGAGCACATCGCGCTCGACGGTGGCTTCGAGGCGGGTCGTATCTACGAAGTCGTGTACCGCACCGCGCGCTGCCCCGTGGTCGGTGTCGGGTTCCTCGCGGTGCGCGACGCGGTGTCGTGGCTCCGACGTGCCGACGCGTCCGACGGCAACCCGGTCGCCGGACGCGTCGACTTTACCCTCGCGACGGGTGCGTCGCAGTCGGGTCGCTTCCTCCGGCACTTCCTCTCCGAGGGCATGAACGTCGACGAGAACGGGAACGCGGTGTTCGACGGCGTGCATGTGCACATCGCGGGTGGTCGGCGCGGTGAGTTCAACTGTCGCTACGGGCAGCCCGGTGTGATCTGGCGCGGCCCGGGCGACGTGGCGCCGTTCACGACGAACGCGTTACTCGAACGCCAGCGCGCAGTCGGCGGCATGCCCAAGGTCGTGGCGACGAATAGCGCGGCCGAGTACTGGCGCGGCGACGCGTGGCTCGCGCACGGCAACGCGGTAGCGCGCACCGACGTCGATGACGCGCCCGGCGTGCGGCACTATCTCCTCGCGGGTGTCGACCATCTCGGCGAAATAGGTGCGTTCGCGGCGGCGATGATCCCCGCCGTCAATCCGCCGAACGGGCTGAGCGCCGTCGGTCCCGAACGAGCGATCTTCGTGGCGCTCGAGCGGTGGGTGCGCGACGACGTCGAGCCGCCGCCCAGTCGTGTGCCCCGCCTCGACGACGGCACCGCGATCGACCGCGCCGAGGCGCTGGCCCGGTTCGCGGCGCGACCCGGCGTGTACACGCCCACGCCCGACGCCCTTCCCGGCGGAGGTGACGACGCGTCGGCCGTGATCGTGAGCGCGCTCGACGAACACGGGAACGAGATCGCGGGTGTGCGGCTCCCGCAACTCGTCGAGCCGGTCGCCGCGTACACGGGCTGGAACGTCCGCCCCTCGATCGACGGCCTGCCCGACCTCATGCCCGACTTCATCGGCAGCCGGCTGCCGTGCACCGGCCCACCGCCAGAGCAGCGGTACACCGACCACGCCGACTACGAGGCGAGGGTCCGTGAAGCCGCCGGGGAACTCGTCGTGGAGCGGTTTCTCCTTCCCGAAGACGTCGATCTCGTCGTGGGGGACGCGCTGCACCGCTACGACGAAACGGTCGCGGGTCGCTGA
- the hisS gene encoding histidine--tRNA ligase encodes MPEESRADDDKSRFRAPIGTRDVLPPESDRWQALIATFAERASRFGFDLVVTPIFEHLEVFQRVGESTDVVRKEMYEFEDKGGRRLALRPEGTASVVRAFVQHHPPVPWKVWYLAPHFRYERPQKGRYRQHWQVGVEVLGVEDPDVDVEVIALADGFYRALGLERFRLLLNSMGDPASRSVYVEKLREHLLAHSGTLGDDFRERVEQNPLRVLDSKRDDWQDVIEHAPQITEYLSDASRDHFERVQTGLDQLGIAHELDPRLVRGFDYYTSTTFEFLPALVDAAQTSIGGGGRYDQLAEQLGGKPAAGIGFGVGIERVLIACDAEGVFTEQRPRAAVFVVNGLGLEGSREVTLLAIDLRESGWRVERAYGDRSVKAQWKAADKSGAAYGVMLGRDEAERGAVVAKDLRSGEQVEVPRDTLAAWLQARKDEEATR; translated from the coding sequence GTGCCTGAGGAGTCGCGTGCCGACGACGACAAGTCGCGCTTTCGCGCGCCGATCGGCACGCGCGACGTCCTCCCTCCCGAGTCCGACCGCTGGCAGGCCTTGATCGCGACCTTCGCGGAGCGCGCGTCGCGTTTCGGATTCGACCTCGTCGTCACACCGATCTTCGAGCACCTCGAGGTGTTCCAGCGAGTGGGTGAGTCCACCGACGTCGTCCGCAAGGAGATGTACGAGTTCGAGGACAAGGGGGGACGCCGGCTGGCGCTGCGCCCGGAAGGCACCGCGTCGGTCGTGCGCGCCTTCGTGCAGCACCATCCGCCTGTGCCGTGGAAGGTCTGGTACCTCGCGCCCCACTTCCGCTACGAGCGCCCACAGAAGGGCCGCTACCGCCAGCACTGGCAGGTGGGCGTGGAGGTGCTCGGGGTCGAGGATCCCGACGTCGACGTCGAGGTGATCGCGCTCGCCGACGGGTTCTACCGTGCCCTCGGGCTGGAGCGCTTCCGTCTGTTGCTGAACTCGATGGGCGATCCCGCGAGCCGATCCGTCTACGTCGAGAAGCTGCGCGAGCACCTGCTTGCCCACTCCGGCACGCTGGGTGACGACTTCCGGGAGCGCGTCGAGCAGAACCCGCTGCGTGTGCTCGACAGCAAGCGCGACGACTGGCAGGACGTGATCGAGCACGCGCCGCAGATCACCGAGTACCTGAGCGACGCGTCGCGCGATCACTTCGAGCGCGTCCAAACAGGCCTCGACCAACTCGGTATCGCGCACGAGCTCGATCCTCGGCTCGTACGTGGCTTCGACTACTACACGAGCACTACGTTCGAGTTCCTGCCCGCCCTCGTCGACGCCGCGCAAACGTCGATCGGTGGCGGGGGTCGATACGACCAGCTCGCGGAGCAGCTCGGCGGTAAGCCCGCTGCCGGGATCGGGTTTGGCGTAGGCATCGAGCGCGTGCTCATCGCCTGCGACGCCGAAGGCGTGTTCACCGAGCAGCGGCCGCGTGCCGCCGTGTTCGTCGTGAACGGTCTCGGCCTAGAGGGCTCGCGCGAGGTCACGTTGCTCGCGATCGACTTGCGCGAGAGCGGATGGCGCGTCGAGCGCGCGTACGGCGACCGTTCCGTCAAGGCGCAGTGGAAAGCTGCTGACAAGTCCGGCGCCGCGTACGGCGTCATGCTCGGTCGCGACGAAGCCGAGCGCGGCGCGGTCGTGGCCAAGGATCTCCGCTCGGGCGAGCAGGTCGAGGTTCCCCGCGACACGCTTGCCGCATGGCTCCAGGCTCGTAAAGACGAGGAAGCCACACGATGA
- the aspS gene encoding aspartate--tRNA ligase, whose translation MMRTDRAGDLRAADIGREVVVCGWVDSRRDHGGVVFLDVRDTAGIVQVVVDPESPRGADAHRVRGEYVVRVEGPVRARPEGTVNDTLPTGAVEVAATLLEVLSEADTSPFPIDDRIDADEVLRLRHRYLDLRRPRLQRNLRIRARVNSSLRRGLDAQGFVEVETPMLIASTPEGARDFVVPSRLSPGSFYALPQSPQLFKQLLMVGGLDRYYQIARCLRDEDLRADRQFEFMQLDAEMSFAGADDVMAVIGEIVLDAAEEITGTRPGPVEHMTWHHAMEFYGSDKPDVRFGLELRGLSEVFAATEFRAFQAPAVKGMRLPGEGGMSRAQVDKLVDRAKQLGAAGLVWMRVLEHGALDSPVTKFLGVAEQLGLCDALGAQTGDLLLVVAGTQRLVDHVLGTLRVELGRPPVHEGGLHFLWVVDFPLFEGIDDDGNPIPAHHPFTMPHPDDMEILEHGTGEDLLGVRSQAYDLVLNGWELGSGSVRIHRRDVQQRIFSLLGITAEEAQSRFGFLLDAFRYGAPPHAGFAFGIDRLVAVLAGEDNIREVIAFPKTQSGADPLTGAPTPIDPAQLVELGLNVTPRPKP comes from the coding sequence ATGATGCGTACCGATCGCGCCGGTGACCTTCGTGCTGCCGACATCGGCCGCGAGGTCGTGGTGTGCGGGTGGGTCGACAGTCGTCGCGACCACGGCGGCGTCGTGTTCCTCGACGTCCGCGACACCGCAGGGATCGTGCAGGTCGTCGTCGATCCCGAGAGTCCCCGTGGCGCCGACGCGCACCGCGTGCGCGGGGAGTATGTCGTCCGCGTGGAAGGTCCGGTGCGGGCCCGACCCGAGGGGACCGTCAACGACACGCTGCCGACCGGCGCGGTCGAGGTTGCGGCGACCCTGCTCGAGGTACTGAGCGAGGCCGACACCTCCCCGTTCCCGATCGACGACCGCATCGATGCCGACGAAGTGCTCCGCCTGCGGCACCGCTACCTCGATCTTCGCCGGCCGCGTCTGCAGCGCAACCTTCGCATCCGCGCCCGCGTGAACTCGTCGCTGCGCCGCGGGCTGGACGCGCAGGGGTTCGTCGAGGTGGAGACGCCGATGCTCATCGCGTCCACGCCCGAGGGCGCGCGCGACTTCGTGGTGCCCTCGCGCCTCTCACCCGGCTCCTTCTACGCGCTCCCGCAGAGCCCGCAACTCTTCAAGCAGCTCCTGATGGTCGGCGGGCTCGATCGTTACTACCAGATCGCGCGCTGTTTGCGCGACGAAGACCTCCGCGCCGACCGGCAGTTCGAATTCATGCAGCTCGACGCGGAGATGAGCTTTGCGGGCGCCGACGACGTGATGGCCGTGATCGGAGAGATTGTGCTCGACGCGGCGGAGGAGATCACCGGCACGCGCCCCGGCCCGGTCGAGCACATGACATGGCATCACGCCATGGAGTTCTACGGATCCGACAAGCCCGACGTGCGTTTCGGGCTCGAGCTCCGCGGTCTGAGTGAAGTGTTCGCCGCCACCGAGTTCCGCGCGTTCCAGGCGCCCGCGGTGAAGGGGATGCGGCTCCCGGGCGAGGGCGGAATGTCGCGGGCGCAGGTCGACAAGCTGGTCGACCGCGCGAAGCAGCTCGGAGCAGCCGGCCTCGTGTGGATGCGGGTGTTGGAGCACGGCGCGCTCGACTCGCCGGTCACGAAGTTCCTGGGCGTTGCCGAGCAGCTCGGGCTGTGCGACGCGCTGGGGGCGCAGACGGGCGATCTGTTGCTCGTCGTTGCGGGCACGCAGCGACTCGTCGACCACGTGCTCGGCACCTTGCGGGTGGAGCTCGGTCGACCGCCGGTGCACGAGGGCGGCCTGCACTTCTTGTGGGTCGTCGACTTTCCCTTGTTCGAGGGCATCGACGACGACGGCAACCCGATCCCCGCACACCACCCGTTCACGATGCCGCACCCCGACGACATGGAGATCCTCGAGCACGGAACGGGCGAGGACCTCCTCGGTGTTCGCTCGCAGGCGTACGACCTCGTGCTGAACGGTTGGGAGCTCGGTTCCGGCAGCGTGCGGATTCACCGCCGCGACGTCCAGCAGCGGATCTTCTCGCTGCTCGGTATCACCGCGGAGGAAGCGCAATCGCGCTTTGGGTTCCTGCTCGACGCGTTCCGTTACGGCGCGCCTCCGCACGCGGGCTTCGCGTTCGGTATCGACCGCCTGGTCGCGGTGCTCGCCGGTGAGGACAACATTCGTGAAGTGATCGCGTTCCCGAAGACGCAGTCGGGCGCCGACCCGCTCACTGGTGCACCCACTCCAATCGATCCTGCACAGCTCGTTGAGCTCGGCCTGAACGTCACGCCCCGCCCTAAGCCGTAG